The genomic segment ACAAATTGTTATATGACACTACTTTTCGTGTGTAATTTTTACTAGTTGTTTGGATTTGGATTATTTTTTGGGGGGCCAAACATGgctatttttatatatataaattagttGATTTATAATGATTTGGTAAATATTCCATTAACCCACTCAACTTTTAGcctttatatttatttgttgaaCTAGATGCGGATTCGAaggatgaaataattaaaaattcataatgatGGTATAATAAGTAGCAGCAATCATCATTCTCCTATAATCTAGTTGTCAAATGATATTAAAAGGacaaaacaaataataaataacttaaaaactatttaataattaaaatggcAACTAAACATTTGGCTGCCTATTTCACTagaaaattttatgatgattgattttagttttgagtTTGTCACAATGAATCCATCTAGTCTATTAAATTGCAACTGAGTAACGCATAGAGTTCAATTGTAAAGAAAGTAAAGGCAACAGATGGTAGACTTCCTAAAAATCAACCCATAAGCATGAAAGAAAATTACCAAACTCAGATGATTGAAGTAGAATATTGGTATACGACGACAATGGGAGAAGGATAGATCATGAACAAATGACTCTCTCGCTGGCTGTATGGATCAGATGGTTTATCACAACTAGGCCTAACTACAGTTCAAAACCAATCAAAAAGAAAACCAGGAATATTACCGATTGTTTCCAGAAAAATGCTCCACATGCTCAGTAGGAGTATGTTAAAGGTTTTTCAATCATCATATCTCTCGAAGAAGTACAAGTATCCCATGTCGATAGGTAGATCCTGAGAAACCCCAACTTTCTCATCATTGAAAATCACCCATCTCCCGTCTTTGTAGATATGAGCAACATAATGCCCACAATGAGTAGATGTGCCGATGTGGCTTACGAACCCAAGTAGCCGGTATTCTGGACAAGAAACATAAACATTTCAGCACAAAATTAGTTACTTTAAGCACAAGTAGAGGTATTGATCAGAATCTAGAAAGGAAATATCAACAGAAGGGGATTATAAATTCCTAAAGGACTTTGGAACTAACTTCCTTTTCCATCAGGTAGAGCATCATCAACCAGAGACCCACTGCTACTTGGTGTAGTTTCCATATTTGACAAACCAGGAGGAGGATTAAATATCCATTCTGTCGCCTTTTCGATATCACCACCCTGCAAATTATTATGGAGAGCGTTACATGAAAGCAACTCTACAATGTATCCCAAAAAAATTTAGCCGACAGTATTTTACCGTTGCCTGTAGTGCCTTCCGAGCAACTTCTTCCTCAATGCCAAATGATACTAAAGTATCAAGTTTTGACTGGTCGATATGTAGAGAACTCTTCTGCTCTTTTATGATAGGTTCATCAATATCTTGAAGAAAAAACTGATATTAATTTGTGTAGCGTATACGATGGGGAAACTCTTATATTAGTATATTACAAAACTGGTCTCTGAAGATCCAATTTTGAAGAGGAATCACCTGGATCATTCATATGGTCAAACAGCCAATTTGTTGCTGCTTCCACTCCAGCATTGGAGGTATTGATTGCAGCCTTTTGACAATGAAGATAATTAAATCCCATTGACACCAGTTGGGAAATAATGTCTTCATCAGCATCAACCTTCACTCCGTCATCTAAAGAAGCTGCACATATAGACAGAGGTTGaaaataacaacagttttaaggCGTATTGTGGAATAAAGAACAGCTAATGAAACAGAGCAGTCTGTGATTAATTGGTCCAACGTAGggataatttttttcccaaatacTAGTTAAGTAATGATGATGACCTTGTAACAATTCTAAATGGCATTAATGATCCTTACTTCCTTAGTAAGAAAATACTGATATTAACAACAATCACAAAAGAATCAAATAAAGGTCACCGTTAGAGTTTCTCACCTTGATGATCCATTGAGATAGCTACatgatataaaattattataatcacACAAAACTATTTGGAATCATACGTACATACTGTAACATAAAAAAACCACCTTTCAAAATAGGGAACAAATAAAGGATCAGACATTCAACAATCAACAAATCAATAGAAGGACGATAACTAGTTCCATTAATTATAAGAAAAAAGgaaagcatttaaaaaaaatgatatcaaCAATGGGAAAATGATGAAATGACATACCGTTATCCGGTAACAATTCTTCCTCGGGCTGAAGACCTTTGCTGCGCATATGACTAATGTCAATTATATCTGGAACGTCTATATAGACATctataaaatcaattaaaaaagaGTCACCCACCATTCCCAATCAATAGCTATTTTGAGCAAGTGAAACGAAGATAAACGACTGCATACCTAGTTTTTTTGGGACCCACCCCGAGTCGAGGACAAATTTTCTCATGTGCAATACCAAATAATCAGGAAATGAAGTCAGACCTGCAGTTCTGTGGCGACAAATGTAAATATTTTAGACAtacagaaaaaataaaaagccAAATATTCAgcctaaaaaattaaattcaggaaacaaaaaaatagttgtataattttatttttatagggAAAATAAAAGAAGAGGAGAAACTCACTTGATTGCAGTTGTCTTAGCATCTAAGGCTGTGCTGTAAAAGTCATTTAACTCCTCAGGGGCAGAGAAACAATCCAGACAATCCATCAACGATACCCTTGGGCGAGGGTGAACAATTTCATTAGATGCCCTGCCAGAATACTACATATTTAGCAAAGAAAATGATGAAGCTGATCGTATAGGTGCTTGGGAGAATTCCAACTCACAGCTCCTTCCCCATAGCATCCTTCTCAGCTTCAAAATTTTGGAGTTCATCTGGAATTTTAAGAAACGTGATGTTAGAATAATGGATATACTATTTGAAAAGTTACATTATATTAGACTTGTGATCATTAAACAAACTTACTTTTGTTTGTAGCTTTATGCAGAGGAATGTTCAGAGAAAGAATATAATCATTTCTTCTGTTATAGGCAACCTTGCCTGAGCTGCATTGCAATCGCTCTTCAACGCCAAACTTGAAACTCTTTGAAGGATCGAAGTTTGGGTTCCCAGAGTTAATCCGCTCAACTTGGTCAATAAAATGCATGAAGAACTCTAAAGCATCCTAGACAAAATTTATGTCTGTCATCTATACTATACAACAAACGCAGCAATAACAGACAAAACGACTGAAGAAACTGCAGGAAGCAACTTTTCCAAGCGCAACACAAAGATTTCTGTACAAGAATTCTCTCAAACCACCAACAAGCAGCTGTCAGTCAACTATGCATCATAATACACGACACAAAACAACAGATGGAAAAAGGCATTTATAACAAATTCAGTACCCCTGAACTGATAAACATGTTTTAGGTGAATCGTCTCACCAACAACGTGATCCAACAATTCACAAAAGTATCAGTCCATGTGCACTCAAAACCAACCTGTCAAGCTGTGTACACGGTCTCACCACAAAACAGATTAACTTAACAATAGCATTTAACCTAATAAACAACCTGTTGTCTTGTGGTTGAGAATTCGGGGTGTTTTGCAGCAATAACGGACTTGAACATACGAGGAGAAACTCCGACTTGTTTCTGGAAGATAGAAAAACAACCTGGATTAGAGAGCCAGAATTCATATAACGGAAGCAGTCAAAGGATCCTTACAGCAGTTAATGAAGTGTCGTCTGCATCGCCTGCATTGTCTTTCTGTATAACAAAATTGCCAAATGTTACccacagtaaaaacaataaagtTTCAATGAATATGGCATAACTTACCTTTGTAGCTGGAACTGAATATTTACCAGAAAGTAAGCCATGAGCTAGCTTTGTTCTGCAAAGAAAAATGAATAGGTTTAATCAAATAATGGTAGAAACAGCAATTTTCTTTCTTCGATATTGCCTGGTACAATCAGACAAGAACCTCCTTGCACCATAGAAGGCACATCCAAGAGTTGAAAAGGAGGGCAACAACAGATTTTAGCTCAAGTGTTAAAAACAACCATTTTCATATCAATTATCAACCTATGGAGTGACAACACAAACATAGCTTTTAAGGGCTGTAGAATCCACTAAACTTTTGATAGTCACGCTGATCTGTATCACCACCTCAACATCAACCTTTCTAAATAATCAATCCTCATAAAAACCCCAATCACACATCTAATAGACGAGTCATGATTACTTTTCAACCCAATTTATTCAACATAATTGAAAGATTAAAACATATGATGCATTAAAGCTTGAAATTAACTCTTAAAAGATGAATTGAAACTTTATTTATGTACAAAAAATACATCACCTAAAACATCCAGGGAGGACGATCAACTAGTACGTAAATATTGCAACTTCCTAAAATTCTGATAAAATAATTTAGTTTCTCTTGCATTTCAAGTA from the Primulina huaijiensis isolate GDHJ02 unplaced genomic scaffold, ASM1229523v2 scaffold37421, whole genome shotgun sequence genome contains:
- the LOC140968636 gene encoding ubiquitin carboxyl-terminal hydrolase 14-like, with protein sequence MQHFGIDFSSLQKTEMTTAETELDHNTNFDWNRIQESGKEVVPLSGSGYTGLVNLGNSCYLAATMQVVFSTYSFCSRYYKHQSLKAAFDMAPADPTVDLNMQLTKLAHGLLSGKYSVPATKKDNAGDADDTSLTAKQVGVSPRMFKSVIAAKHPEFSTTRQQDALEFFMHFIDQVERINSGNPNFDPSKSFKFGVEERLQCSSGKVAYNRRNDYILSLNIPLHKATNKNELQNFEAEKDAMGKELASNEIVHPRPRVSLMDCLDCFSAPEELNDFYSTALDAKTTAIKTAGLTSFPDYLVLHMRKFVLDSGWVPKKLDVYIDVPDIIDISHMRSKGLQPEEELLPDNASLDDGVKVDADEDIISQLVSMGFNYLHCQKAAINTSNAGVEAATNWLFDHMNDPDIDEPIIKEQKSSLHIDQSKLDTLVSFGIEEEVARKALQATGGDIEKATEWIFNPPPGLSNMETTPSSSGSLVDDALPDGKGKYRLLGFVSHIGTSTHCGHYVAHIYKDGRWVIFNDEKVGVSQDLPIDMGYLYFFERYDD